Genomic DNA from Methylocystis sp. MJC1:
ACCCCATCATGAGGAGCGAGCGGCGCTCGCGTCTCGAAGGACGAGGCCGCCTCGGAGGTTTGCCGAGAGACCGCGAGAACATTCAGGCTTGCATTCTTGCTGCGCGCCGAAGGCGCGCAGCCCGGCCATTTGACATTGTAGACGACCGGTCTAATAATCATCACCATGTCAGATCGCAAGAATACCGACGAAACCCGCAAGCGCCTGCTCGACCATGGCGTCGCGCTGATGCTGATGAACGGCTATCGCGGCGCCGGCCTCGCCGACATCCTCAAGGCCGCGCAAGTGCCGAAGGGCTCCTTCTATTATTATTTCGAGAGCAAGGAGGCGTTCGGCACCGAGGCGATCGCGCATTATCTCGCGCCCTTCCTGCGCCGTGTGGGCGAGCGCCTGCGCGAGCCGGGGAAGAACGGGCTCGACGCCCTCGCCGCCTATTTTCGGGAGCTCGCCGGCGAGCTGGAAGCCAATGGCTTCA
This window encodes:
- a CDS encoding TetR/AcrR family transcriptional regulator → MSDRKNTDETRKRLLDHGVALMLMNGYRGAGLADILKAAQVPKGSFYYYFESKEAFGTEAIAHYLAPFLRRVGERLREPGKNGLDALAAYFRELAGELEANGFKGGCLLGNLMGEIADASPASRAALKQGVDHYRDLLAEGLARAQTEGVARKDRSTRAMADLLIDGWQGAMLRMKIEQSAAPLHAFIEETLLGYCGA